The Candidatus Deferrimicrobium sp. nucleotide sequence CCGAACTCCTCGGCAAACCGCTTGGATCCCTGAACCTGATCACCCTCCATCTGGGGAATGGCGCGAGCGCGGCCGCGATCAAGGAGGGGAAGAGCGTCGACACGTCGATGGGGATGACCCCGCTGGAGGGGCTGATCATGGGGTCCCGCTGCGGAGACCTGGACCCGGCGGTCCCCTTCTTCCTCGGGATGGTGACCGGGAAAAATCACGAGGAACTCCTGGCCCTGCTGAACAAGGAGAGCGGGATGAAAGGGATCTGCGGGGCGAGCGATATGCGGGAAGTGCACCGCAGGGCCGCGACGGGGGATCCATCTGCGGAGCTCGCGATCGACATGTACTGCTACCGGATCAGGAAATACATCGGCGCCTACACCGCGGTCCTCGGTCGGGTCGACGCGCTGGTGTTCACCGGGGGGATCGGAGAGAACGACGCCGAGGTGCGACGGCGGGCATGCGAAGAGCTGGAGCGGCTTGGAATCGCCGTCGACGAAACGGGAAACGGATCTTCATCCCGTGAGCCCAGGGAGATCCAGCGGGAAGGGATGCCGGTCAAGATTCTCGTCATTCCGACGAACGAAGAGCTCGAGATCGCCCTGCAGACCGTGGCGTGCATCAGGAACGCCATCGGACCGGAGGAACCGCGATGAAACCGACCGTTGGGCGATCGAACCTCGAGGGATGTTCCTTTTCGGAAGAGGAACTGCGACGGATGGACGCCTACTGGCGCGCGGCCAACTACCTCTCCGTGGGCCAGATCTACCTGCTCGACAACCCGCTGCTGCGGGAGCCCCTCCGGCTGGAGCACGTAAAACCCCGGCTGCTCGGCCACTGGGGGACCACCCCGGGGCTCAACTTCATTTACGTCCACCTGAACCGCGTGATCCGGGCGAACGACCTGAACATGATCTACATCGCGGGACCCGGGCACGGCGGCCCGGCCCTGGTGGCGAACACCTGGCTGGAGGGGACGTACGGCGAGGTGTACCCCAACGTCCCGCGGAACGAAGAGGGGATGCGGAAATTGTTCCGGCAATTCTCCTTTCCCGGGGGGATCCCAAGCCACGTGGCCCCCGAGACCCCGGGCTCCATCCACGAGGGAGGCGAGCTGGGGTACGCGCTCTCCCATGCCTACGGGGCGGTCTTCGACAACCCCGACCTGATCGCGGCGTGCGTGGTCGGCGACGGCGAGGCGGAGACCGGTCCGCTCGCCGCGTCGTGGCACTCCAACAAGTTCCTGAACCCCGTCTCCGACGGCGCGGTCCTGCCGATCCTTCACCTGAACGGCTACAAGATCGCCAATCCGACGATCCTTGCGCGGATTCCCCCGGAGGAGCTCGCCAGCCTGTTCGACGGCTACGGCTACGCGACGCACTTCGTCGAAGGGGACGACCCCGCGACAATGCACCGGAAGATGGCGACGACGATGGACACCGTGGTCGCGGAGATCCGTTCCATCCAGCGGGAAGCGCGCAGCGCGGGGAACACGGAGCGCCCCCGGTGGCCGATGATCATCCTCTGGACGCCGAAAGGATGGACGGGGCCGAAAATCGTGGACGGGAAGCAGACGGAGGGGACCTGGAGGTCCCACCAGGTCCCCTTCGGCGACATGGCGGGAAAGCCCGACCACCTCCGGTTGCTGGAGGAGTGGATGAAGGGGTACCGGCCGGAGGAGCTCTTCGACGAGGGCGGCCGTTTGCGGCCGGAGCTCGCGGAGCTTCCCCCGGAGGGAAACCGGCGGATGGGAGCCAATCCGCACGCCAACGGGGGGATCCTTCTCAAGGACCTCGCGATGCCCGATTACCGGGAGTACGCCGTCGAGGTTCCGAAACCGGGGGGCGTCACGGCGGAGGCGACCCGCGTGATGGGGAAGATGCTCCGCGACGTGATGAAGCGGAACGCCGAGGCGAGGAACTTCCGGGTGATGGGTCCGGACGAGACCGCGTCGAACCATCTCGACCTCCTCTTCGAGGCGACCGACCGGACCTGGATGGCCGCGACGCTCCCCGGTGACGACCACCTCTCCCCGGACGGCCGGGTGATGGAGATCCTGAGCGAGCACACGTGCCAGGGGTGGCTGGAAGGATATCTCCTCACCGGCCGGCACGGCCTCTTCTCCTGCTACGAGGCATTCATCCACATCGTGGACTCGATGTTCAACCAGCACGCCAAGTGGCTGAAGACGACGGGGATGGAGATCCCCTGGCGACGCCCGATCGCGTCTCTCAACTATCTCCTGACCTCGCACGTGTGGCGGCAGGACCACAACGGCTTCTCCCACCAGGACCCCGGCTTCATCGACCACGTGGTGAACAAGAAGGGGAACGTCATCCGGGTGTACCTGCCACCCGACGCCAACTGCCTGCTGTACGTGACCGACAAGGTCCTGCGAAGCCGGAACCGGATCAACGTGATCGTGGCGGGGAAGCAGCCCTCCCCGCAGTGGCTGGACATGGACGCCGCCATCCATCACTGCACCTCAGGGATCGGGATCTGGACGTGGGCCAGCAACGACGAGGGAGCGGAGCCGGACGTGGTGATGGCGTGCGCGGGGGACGTGCCGACGCTAGAGACTCTGGCGGCGGTCGACCTGATCCGGAGGCTCCTGCCCGACCTCCGCGTCCGGGTCGTGAACGTCGTCGACCTGATGACCCTCACGCCCCGGGAGGAGCACCCCCACGGCCTGACGGACAAGGAGTTCGACTCCCTGTTCACCACGGACAAGCCGATCCTTTTCGCCTACCACGGCTACCCGTGGCTGATCCACCGGCTGGCGTACCGGCGGACGAACCACAAGAACCTCCATGTACGGGGATACAAGGAGGAAGGGACCACCACAACGCCCTTCGACATGGTGGTTCGCAACGACCTGGACCGGTTCCACCTGGTGAACGACGTGATCGACCGGGTGCCCGGGCTGGCAACCCACGCGGCCTACACCAAGCAGGCGCTTAGGGACAAGCTGATCGAGCACCGGCAGTACATCACGCTCCACGGAGAGGACATGCCCGAGGTGCGGGACTGGACGTGGCCGTACTAGTTGTGGACCCCCGGCGGGCTACCCCCGGCCCGGGGAGGAGAAGACCCACGCGATGAGAGCCCTGGCCTCCTCCTGGATCCGCCGCAGGTGATCCGCGCCGAGGAAGCTCTCGGCGTACAGCTTGTAGACGTCTTCGGTCCCCGAGGGGCGGGCGGCGAACCAGCCGTTCGCAGTGACCACCTTCAGCCCCCCGATTGCGGCGCCGTTCCCGGGAGCGGTCGTGAGCATCGACTCGATCCGCTCCCCCGCCAGCGTCTTCGCCGTCACCTGCGAGGGCGACAGTTTCGATAGCGCGGCTTTCTGCTCTTTCGTCGCGGGGGCGTCGATCCGCTCGTACACCGGTGCGCCGAACTCCCGTGTCAGGTCGACGTAGTGCTCGCCCGGGTCCCTCCCGGTGGTCGCCATCATCTCCGCCGCGAGCAGCCCGAGGATCAGGCCGTCCTTGTCGGTGCTCCACGCCATCCCGTCCTCCCGCAGAAACGAGGCGCCCGCGCTCTCCTCGCCACCGAACCCGAGCGTGCCGTCGGACAGCCCCTGAACGAACCATTTGAACCCGACCGGAACCTCGAGCAGCGGGCGCGACAGGCGTGTCGCCACGCGATCGATCATCCCGCTGCTCACCACGGTCTTCCCGATCCCGGCATCTCCTCGCCACCCGGCCCGGTTCCGGAAAAGATAGTCGATCGCCACCGCGAGGTATCTGTTCGGGTTGAGCAGGCCGGCGGTCCGCGTCACGATCCCGTGCCGGTCGGCATCCGTGTCGTTTCCAAAGGCGATGTCGAACCGGTCGCGCAACGCGATCAGCCCGGACATCGCGAACGGGGAAGAGCAGTCCATCCGGATCTTCCCGTCCCAATCGAGCGGCATGAAGCGGAACGTCGGATCGACGGTGTCGTTCACCACCGTGAGATTCAATCCGTACCGTTCCGCGACTTGCGCCCAATACCCCACGCCGGAGCCGCCCAGCGGGTCGACACCGATCCGAATGCCGGCCCCGCGGATCGCCTCGAGGTTCAGCACCGCCCCCAGGTCGCCGACATAGGAGCCGACGTAATCGTGACGCCGCGTCGTACCCGCCGAAAGGGCCCGCCCGAAGGGGAGGCGCCGCACCTCCCCGGACCCCGCCCGCAGGATCCCGTTGGCGCGCTCCTCGATCTCCCGGGTGACCCCCGTGTCCGCCGGCCCGCCGTGCGGCGGATTGTACTTGAACCCACCGTCTTCCGGCGGATTGTGGGAGGGGGTGATGACGATCCCGTCGGCCAGGCCCTCGCTGCGCCCCCGGTTGTGTGCAAGGATGGCGTGGGAGATGACCGGCGTGGGCGTGAAGCCGCCGTCCCGGTCCACCATCACCTCTACGCTGTTCCCCGCCAATACCTCGAGGGCGCTCCGGAACGCCGGTTCCGAGAGGGCGTGGGTGTCCATCCCAAGGAAGAGGGGCCCCGTCGCCTTCTCCCGCGCACGAAGCTCGCAGAGCGCCTGGGTCACAGCGAGGATGTGGGCCTCGTTGAACGAAAGGGAAAGGGACGACCCGCGATGTCCGGATGTTCCGAACGCCACCCGCTGCAAAGGCTCGAACGGGTCTGGATTACCGGTGTAGTAGGCCGTGACCAGCCGCGGAACATTGACGAGGTCCTTCGGATCCGCCGGTTTTCCGGAGTTCGGGTGTGTGCCCACCCGGTTTACCGAACCAGTTTGGCGGTAAGGGTCGCCACGTGCTTCCCCTGGAACCGCGCCGCCGCCAGTTCGTTCTCCGAGGGCGCCCGCTCGCCCTTCCCGCCGGCGATCGTGCTGGCGCCGTACGGGGAGCCGCCGGTGATCTCGTCGAGGCGCATCTGCCCCTGGAAAGCGTACGGCAGGCCGACGATCACCATCCCCTGGTGCAGGAGGGTGACATGGGTGCACAGGAGGGTCGATTCCTGGCCCCCGTGCTGCGTGGCGGTGCTGGTGAAGACGCTCCCGACCTTTCCGACGAGGGCCCCGGTCGCCCATAGTTGCCCCGTGGCGTCGAGGAATTGACGCATCTGCCCGCACATGTTCCCGAAGCGGGTGGGAGTCCCGAAGAAGATCGCGTCATAGGCGGTCAATTCCTCCACCGAGCAGACGGGGACGTGAGCGAACGCCTTCTGCGCCTCGATCGCCCCCATTTTCTGAAGGACCGCCGCCGGAAGCGTCTCCGGCACGCGCCGCAGCGTCACCTCCGCGCCCGGCACCTCCCTCACCCCTTCGGCCACGGCTTCCGCCATCCGGTAAACATGCCCGTACATCGAGTAGTACACGATCAGTGCCTTCATCGCCTCTCCCTCCGTGACGGTGCGGTTAAGAACGGGGATCCCTGCTACCTCGATCTTTAGAGTACTCCGCCCCCCGTGAGAATTCACCGCAAGGGAAGAGTGCGCATCGGCATGTTGTAGACAAGTTCTCGTGGCATAATAATATGTTCGACTTGAAACACCCGGACGGAAAGGGCAGCAGACATGGCAGCGAAGATCAACCCGTTTCGCATCAACGCATCCGGCGTCCCGAAACCGACCGGCCTGTACGATCCGCAGAACGACCACGACAGCTGCGGCGTCGGGTTCATCGCCCGGATCGACGGCGTCTCCCTGCACGTCGTGGTCGAGCAGGGAATCCGGATCCTCGTCAACCTCGAGCACCGCGGCGCCCTAGGGGGCGACAAGTCCACCGGCGACGGCGCCGGACTCCTCCTCGAGATCCCCGACACCTTCTTCCGTCAGGTGTGCCCGGGTGACGGGCTCTACCTTCCTCCGCGCGGCGAGTACGCCGCGGGGATGCTCTTTCTCCCCATGGACGAGGCGCTCGCCGAACGGTGCTCCGGTTCCCTCGAACGGATCGCCGCGGCGGAGGGATGCCCGGTCCTCGGGTGGCGCGAGGTGCCGGTCGATCCCTCGATCCTCGGGGATCTCTCCGGGTCCACCCGGCCCCGGATCCGCCAGGTGTTCCTCGGGCGCGGATCCCACGAGGGGGACGCCTTCGAGCGGAAGCTCTACGTCATCCGCCGCCTCGCCGAGAAGAAGGTCGCCTCCTGGCACGACGTCGACGTCAGCCAGTTCTACATTTCGAGCCTCTCCAGCCGGACGATCGTCTACAAGGGGCTCCTGACCGGATCCCAGCTTCCGCTGTTCTACCCGGACCTGAAAAACGAACTCTTCATGAGCCCGTACGCCGTGGTCCACCAGCGGTACAGCACGAATACGCTTCCCACGTGGCACCTGGCCCACCCGTTCCGGATCGCCGCCCACAACGGCGAGATCAACACCCTGCGGGGGAACATCAACCGGATGCGGGCCCGGGAGGCGAACCTATCTTCGCCGCTGTTCGGCAACGACATCGCGAAGCTGCGCCCCATTATCAACGAGGCGGGGAGCGACTCCGCCATCTTCGACAACGTCCTCGAGCTGCTCGTGATGTCGGGCCGGCCGCTGCCGCACGCCGTGATGATGATGATCCCCGAGGCGTGGGGACCCAAGTTCCAGATGAGCGAGGACAAGCGGTCCTTCTACGAGTATCACTCCGCGGTCATGGAACCGTGGGATGGACCGGCGGCGATGGTCTTCTGCGACGGGCGCTACCTGGGCGCCACCCTCGACCGGAACGGGCTCCGTCCCGCGCGGTACACAGTGACCCGCGATGGGATGATCGTCCTCGCCTCGGAGACCGGGGTGATGGACTTCCCGGCGGGCCGGATCATCCGGCGCGGCCGCCTCCAGCCGGGGAAGATGCTCCTCCTCGACCTGCAGCAGAAGCGGATCGTCCCGGACAACGAGATCAAGGCGGCCATCTCCCGCCGGAAACCATACAGGAAGTGGGTCAAGGACAACAAAATCGAGCTGCGGGGGCTGTTCGTCCCGTCGGAGATTCCCCCGGAAGACCCGGAGACTCTCCGGCGCAAGCAGCACGCCTTCGGATACACCGAGGAGGAGATCAAGCTCATCATCTCCCCGATGGCGTCCCGGGGGCAGGAGGCCGTGGGCTCGATGGGGGACGACGCGGCGCTGGCGGTCCTCTCGAATCGGCCGCAGTCGCTCTTCGCCTACTTCAAGCAGCTCTTCGCCCAGGTGACGAACCCCCCGATCGACCCGCTACGCGAGGAGCTGGTGATGTCGCTGAACGGCTTCATCGGGAGGGAGAGGAACCTCCTGGACGAGACCCCGGAGCATTGCCGCATGCTCCGCCTCATCCAGCCGATCCTCACTCCGGAAGACATGCTCCGGCTTCGCGGCTCGACCCATCCGGACCTCGCCGCCGCCGATCTCGACATGCTCTTCCCGGCGGACGGGGACGGCAAGGCCCTCGAGACGGCGCTGGCCAGGCTCTTCGTCCAGGCCGACAAGGCGATCCGGGGGGGAGCGACGC carries:
- a CDS encoding acetate kinase, coding for MRVLVLNSGSSSIKYRLFRLESMDVLRAGVVDRIGEPDPSAARNHEEGFGRVMADLSDSGAIGEPGSLFGIGHRVVHGGERFREPARVDHGTIDAIREMIPFAPLQNPGDLKGIEVALATFPGVPQVAVFDTAFHQTMPPRAFHYALPRDLYDAHRVRRYGFHGTSHAHVARRAAELLGKPLGSLNLITLHLGNGASAAAIKEGKSVDTSMGMTPLEGLIMGSRCGDLDPAVPFFLGMVTGKNHEELLALLNKESGMKGICGASDMREVHRRAATGDPSAELAIDMYCYRIRKYIGAYTAVLGRVDALVFTGGIGENDAEVRRRACEELERLGIAVDETGNGSSSREPREIQREGMPVKILVIPTNEELEIALQTVACIRNAIGPEEPR
- a CDS encoding phosphoketolase family protein, whose product is MKPTVGRSNLEGCSFSEEELRRMDAYWRAANYLSVGQIYLLDNPLLREPLRLEHVKPRLLGHWGTTPGLNFIYVHLNRVIRANDLNMIYIAGPGHGGPALVANTWLEGTYGEVYPNVPRNEEGMRKLFRQFSFPGGIPSHVAPETPGSIHEGGELGYALSHAYGAVFDNPDLIAACVVGDGEAETGPLAASWHSNKFLNPVSDGAVLPILHLNGYKIANPTILARIPPEELASLFDGYGYATHFVEGDDPATMHRKMATTMDTVVAEIRSIQREARSAGNTERPRWPMIILWTPKGWTGPKIVDGKQTEGTWRSHQVPFGDMAGKPDHLRLLEEWMKGYRPEELFDEGGRLRPELAELPPEGNRRMGANPHANGGILLKDLAMPDYREYAVEVPKPGGVTAEATRVMGKMLRDVMKRNAEARNFRVMGPDETASNHLDLLFEATDRTWMAATLPGDDHLSPDGRVMEILSEHTCQGWLEGYLLTGRHGLFSCYEAFIHIVDSMFNQHAKWLKTTGMEIPWRRPIASLNYLLTSHVWRQDHNGFSHQDPGFIDHVVNKKGNVIRVYLPPDANCLLYVTDKVLRSRNRINVIVAGKQPSPQWLDMDAAIHHCTSGIGIWTWASNDEGAEPDVVMACAGDVPTLETLAAVDLIRRLLPDLRVRVVNVVDLMTLTPREEHPHGLTDKEFDSLFTTDKPILFAYHGYPWLIHRLAYRRTNHKNLHVRGYKEEGTTTTPFDMVVRNDLDRFHLVNDVIDRVPGLATHAAYTKQALRDKLIEHRQYITLHGEDMPEVRDWTWPY
- the pgm gene encoding phosphoglucomutase (alpha-D-glucose-1,6-bisphosphate-dependent), yielding MGTHPNSGKPADPKDLVNVPRLVTAYYTGNPDPFEPLQRVAFGTSGHRGSSLSLSFNEAHILAVTQALCELRAREKATGPLFLGMDTHALSEPAFRSALEVLAGNSVEVMVDRDGGFTPTPVISHAILAHNRGRSEGLADGIVITPSHNPPEDGGFKYNPPHGGPADTGVTREIEERANGILRAGSGEVRRLPFGRALSAGTTRRHDYVGSYVGDLGAVLNLEAIRGAGIRIGVDPLGGSGVGYWAQVAERYGLNLTVVNDTVDPTFRFMPLDWDGKIRMDCSSPFAMSGLIALRDRFDIAFGNDTDADRHGIVTRTAGLLNPNRYLAVAIDYLFRNRAGWRGDAGIGKTVVSSGMIDRVATRLSRPLLEVPVGFKWFVQGLSDGTLGFGGEESAGASFLREDGMAWSTDKDGLILGLLAAEMMATTGRDPGEHYVDLTREFGAPVYERIDAPATKEQKAALSKLSPSQVTAKTLAGERIESMLTTAPGNGAAIGGLKVVTANGWFAARPSGTEDVYKLYAESFLGADHLRRIQEEARALIAWVFSSPGRG
- the wrbA gene encoding NAD(P)H:quinone oxidoreductase — protein: MKALIVYYSMYGHVYRMAEAVAEGVREVPGAEVTLRRVPETLPAAVLQKMGAIEAQKAFAHVPVCSVEELTAYDAIFFGTPTRFGNMCGQMRQFLDATGQLWATGALVGKVGSVFTSTATQHGGQESTLLCTHVTLLHQGMVIVGLPYAFQGQMRLDEITGGSPYGASTIAGGKGERAPSENELAAARFQGKHVATLTAKLVR